The segment GAACTTTTGCAGTTCTACGGCAAGCTGGTGGGGCTAGAAGGGAACCTTCTGAACGAACGTATCACCTGGGCGTTGCAGTTGCTCCACGCCGACAAGGACTGGATTGACCGCCGTTTGCGCTCTTATTCCAAGGGTATGATGCAGCGTGTGGGAATTGCCCAGGCCATTCTCGGCAAGCCCAAACTGTTGATTCTGGACGAACCCATGAGCGGTCTTGACCCCATGGGCCGCCGCGATGTCCGGGAGGCCATTCTGGAATTGAACCGGGACGGTGTGACTATTTTCTATTCCAGCCACCTTCTGAGTGACGTGGAATCCATCAGCCATCGGGTGGCCATGATTGTAGACGGCCGTATCGTTCGTGAAGGAACCGTGGATGAAATTACGGATTCTTGCAGTATCGAATACCACGTGCGGACTCGGGAGGCCATAGCCGTCAAGGACTTGCCCGAGGGCGTCGCCCTGGCAGGGCACCCCCAGGAGGTTATCTGCGCCGACGATGTCGCTCGTGATCGCTTACTCCGCTATTGCTTGGATAACAGTATTGCTGTGGAACGCATGGAACATAAGCGTCCCAGCCTTGAAGATGTTTTGACCGAGGAGATTGCCCGTGCAGACGCTTAAGCATATCGGCATTATTGCCCTCAATACCTTCCGCGAGTCTATCCGCGACAAGATTCTTTACAATATCGGTCTTTTGGCCGTGGGCCTAGCCCTGTTCAGCATCGTGCTGGGCGAATGGTCCGTGTTCGACCGGGCATACGTCATCAAGTCCACCACCCTTTCGGTGATGAGCCTTTCGGGTCTTTTGATTTCCATTTTCGTGGGCATCAGCCTGGTACAAAAAGAAATCCAGAGGCGGACGGTTCTCACCCTGTTGTCCAAGCCCATCAGTCGCGCCACCTTCATCGTGGGCAAGTACCTTGGACTGTTGGCGGTGGTGGCCGTCCATTTGGCGCTGCTCACCTGCATCTACTACTCCATTTTGTTCCTCACGAATTCGGAACCTACGGTAAGCTTGCTGACGGCAATTTACCTGATTTTCTGGGAGCTGGCGGTAGTGATTGCGGTGGCGCTTCTGTTCAGTAGCTTTTCTTCGACCACTTTGAGTGCGTTGTTTACATTGGGCGTTTATTTTGCGG is part of the Fibrobacter sp. genome and harbors:
- a CDS encoding ABC transporter ATP-binding protein → MIQIEHLHKTYRSGFLMKPKLALKDVCLHVEPGQIYGFIGPNGAGKSTTIKVLTGLLNFDSGKVLVNGISPRDVKSRRFIGYSPEQPYFYDYLTGRELLQFYGKLVGLEGNLLNERITWALQLLHADKDWIDRRLRSYSKGMMQRVGIAQAILGKPKLLILDEPMSGLDPMGRRDVREAILELNRDGVTIFYSSHLLSDVESISHRVAMIVDGRIVREGTVDEITDSCSIEYHVRTREAIAVKDLPEGVALAGHPQEVICADDVARDRLLRYCLDNSIAVERMEHKRPSLEDVLTEEIARADA
- a CDS encoding ABC transporter permease — translated: MQTLKHIGIIALNTFRESIRDKILYNIGLLAVGLALFSIVLGEWSVFDRAYVIKSTTLSVMSLSGLLISIFVGISLVQKEIQRRTVLTLLSKPISRATFIVGKYLGLLAVVAVHLALLTCIYYSILFLTNSEPTVSLLTAIYLIFWELAVVIAVALLFSSFSSTTLSALFTLGVYFAGHLSGQLLEQVRFVNKMREVSDSSAALLEKLAVVIHAVFPGLYRYNVTSYVVHGLALPDMYLFWNTVYAIGYVGVFLAIASWWFSRRDFL